TTTCGGACTATTTCGGGCACAGCGACTAATATCTTTTCTCTTATGCCAAAAAGCGTAAGAGCCAAGAATATCAAACCCGATATCAAAATAAGTTCCATAGTAACGCCATAGCCTAATGATGAAGCAAGCGCAAAAGCGAAAGCGTTAAGTCCCATGCCCGGCGCTTGGGCGAAAGGTATTTTGGCATACAACGCCATAAGGATTGTTCCGACAAAGGCGCCTATAATGGTCGCCACATAGATAGATTCCCACATTGGATGAGACGAATCTGTGCCCAATGTTCCCGTTAGTGTTCCGGGATTGACGACAAGAATATACGCCATCGTTAAGAAAGTGGTAATGCCCGCTATAATTTCGGTGGAAATTTTGCTGCCTTTGGCAGAAATTCCAAAATAGCGGTCAAGAGCGCTTTTGAATTTGGACATTATAAAAAATCTCCTTGAAAAATATTTGGTTTCCTAACCTATAGAAACCATCGTTAATAATTTAACATATTGTGACAAAATCTACAACTTATTGACTATTAATTAAAAACATTTTGCCACAAACTTAGCTCTAAAAATATTTTTTGAATATATTAACGAAGATTTTCTATAATAGCCCATATGATTTCACCTATAATGGGAATGTTATGAAGCGGCACATACCTTATCAAATACAGCAAGACTACGGCGATGCCCGAGAAGCCGACCGCCATCCCTAAGCCCCTAATTATCCCAAAAATAAAGCTTGAAAAGATATTGATTTTTATCCTGCCCAGCTTGGAAGCGCGGTATTTTTGGGGCTTTTGGTTGTATGAGAAGACCCTTGCCATATTTTTATTATTTGACATTCTTAGATAAAAAATTATAAAATATACTTATAAGAAATATCTTTTTGTTAACTATTTCTTATAACATTAAATCTGTAAACATATTGACAATAAACGATAAAAGGACTATCATTTTTTTAGAAAATACAAAAAAAGGGGGTTTTTTGTGTAATGAATTATAAGCCTGGTCAGAGAGTCCCGTTTTCCGGCAAGGTAGTGGTTGTCAGCAAGTATGGCGACAAAACCGATATTGAGCTTACGGTAAAAAAAGGCGAGATCTTCCCGCCCACTCCCGAGCCCGATCAAACTTACGTGTATATTAGCTATTCGGAATAAAAAAACACCCATCTTTTTTCTTAAGATATAATTTAGGAATAATTATGGATAGCTAACGGTTTTATAAGATTTGACGCTAAAGTTTTTTAAAAAATTTGCTTGATAATCCTTAAGCTTTATAATCAAAAGATAAAATAGGTAAGAATAGTTTTTGCGCCATACCTATAAATACCATGTAAAAATTTGTTCGTTTATCTTGTCATAATGGGACAGTAAAAAAATATCATTATCCCAATAATTAAGAGATATTTTTAAAAACAGCGCTGTTTTTTTGTAAAAAAAGCCGACTGTTTTCACGCTGTGCCGGCATTTGCTAGCCCTTGCGATTAAGCGATAAAAAACACCGAAAGAAACCAATATGTCCAAAGCGATTTATTTAACCAATAAGCAAGCGCGCGTATTTATGCTTTTAAAGCAAGGGCTTATCGGCGATTTAAATTTTTTGGCAAACAGGGAGTTATTGATTTTATCCGTCAAGCGGGCTGTATCCATTTTGACCCTATTGATATTTGCGGCAAAAACCCCGAGCTTGTTTTGCGCGCCAGGGTCAAGGGCTTTGAAAAGCCGATGCTGGACGAGCTTTTGTATAAAGATAGAGTATTGCTTGACTATTTTGATAAAAATCTTTCAATTATCCAGACTGCCGATTGGCCTTATTTTAGGCGGTATCGCCAAGCCTACCAAAACAATATTAAAAGCTTGGACGCGGTTAACGCCGTGTGCGGCAAAATAAAAGATATAATTCTTGAAAGAGGCGCTGTCTCGTCGTCCGATATAGGCTTTGACGGCGCGGTAAGGCGCTGTTTGGCTTTGACTACAAATGGGAAATATACACGCCCTAAGAGCGCCGCAAATACGGCTGTTACACAATACCGCTATTGTATGGCGACCGCTTTATAGGCAGAATGGAGGCGGCGTGCGACCGCAAGACCAAAACGCTGATAGTTAAAAATATTTGATTAGAAAAGGATGTGAAACTGTCCAAAACGCTTCAAGCGGATATCAATGACTGCATAGATAGACTGGCTAAATTTAACGGATACGGGCGCGTTAGTTGGTTGGATAACGCAATGATATTTAACGCCAATTATATTTAACGCCGATAAACTTGGCAATAACGCAAAAAACCGATTTATAATTTTTGGCGTTAAGACATAATCAAAACCAATTAAAAAAACATGTTTATAGAAAGTTTTTTTGCTTAAACAATAAATATATTTGACTGCAAATTGGCTGGCGTTTTTAAAGTCGCTATGCGCTTTATTTTTCAGGCATGCTTTTAAAAGAAAAGTTTTTTTGGGGACGTAATCCCTGTTCCAAAAAAAAATTTTGCTTAAAAAAAGACGGCTTTTGACCGTCTTATTTATTTTAACTCTTTTATTCTTTTATTTTAACTCCTCGCCCGGCGCGGCTATTTCCACGCCTTCGGGCGTTAGCAAAAATATATTGTCTTGGATGCGGTGCATGCTGCCGTTTAGGGCGTAAATAGCGCCGCTTAGCATATCCAAAATCCGTTGGGCGATTTCCACAGGCGGTTTGTCAAGGTTGACTATTGCCGGCTCGCGCCTGCGCAAATAATCAATCAAGCTCTCAACCTCGTCGGGCGTAGTGGGGCTGTGGATGACGACGCTGCTCATAGGCCGCTGCGTCTTCTGCGCGGGCGGCGTGCGGGAAAAACTAGGATTTAGGCGAGGTTTAAGCGCGACGTCCTCTATATATTCCAGATCGTCCTCGTTGACCTGTCCTTTAAACAAAAAATCGTTATATCTACCCATTTTATTAAAAATCTCCGATTATATTCGTTCTCCCAATATTACTCTGCCCAGTCTTATCATATTAGCGCCGTGTTCTATGGCTTTTAGATAGTCGTCGCTCATGCCCATAGACAAATATTTTATATCTTTTGATTGTGTCTTTAATATATCATAAAGCTCGCGCATTTGTAAATACTTATCGTCCGGGGCGTCAATAGGCATCACGCTCATAATCCCGCGCACGCGTATATTGGGATAATTAGACATTTGCCCATAAAAGCCCAAAACCTCTTCCGCAAGCACTCCGCCTTTGGACGCCTCGCCCAAATTGACTTCTATAAGCGCGTCCATAATTTTACCTATGTTTTTTGCCCTTTTGTCTATTTCTTGCGCCAAGCTGATTCTGTCCAAAGAATGGATAAGGCTTATTTTATCTATTATATATTTTACCTTGTTGGACTGCAGCTGTCCGATAAAATGCATCTCAAAGTTTTTGTTAAGCTCAGGGTATTTTCGCAAAAATTCTTGAACCCTGTTTTCGCCTATCGCCTTAATGCCGCATTCATAAAGAAGGTTGATAGTCTTCGGGCTTTTTGCCTTGGTGGCGGCGATAATCTTAATGTCGTAAGTTATGCCAAATTTTTGTTTGGCTTGGTCTATCTTTTGCCTTACAAGATTGATGCGCTTGGCTAAAATTTCTTGTTCTTTCATTTTTTTAAACAGCGGGCGAAGTGTAAATAGTGTCGCTGTCTATATAATATCTCTTGCCTGTTGCCATATAATATGAGGTCATATTAATGCAATTGCCCCAAAGTATAGTAAGCGGCGCGGTCAAAAACAATCCCGCGCTAAGCGTAAAGAATGTGACAAAAACATTTATGGCTATCGCTAATATGACCATTACCAAAAACGCCGAAAACACAGCCAAAAAATTTTTCTTATTAAAGATAAGTTTTAGGCCCTTTATCAAACCTTTAAAAACGCCGTTGTTGTCCACGGCTATGCTTGCGCCCCAGAGCGACATCGCGGTCAGCCTAAAAGCGATTAACACAATAAACACGGTCATAATCAATAGGGGCAAAAATAAAGCAAGCCCCGGGACTTTGAACAAATATGTCATAAGATACAGAACAAAAACAATAAAAATATCATACGGCAATGTAAACAGCATTTTGAAAAACTGGTATTTTATTGATTTGCCTAAGTTGCTAAGGTAGGCGCCCGTGAAACTATAATAGGCGTTGGCCGACATGTGCCCTTCCAGCACGCTCAAAATAGCCATTTCGCAAAAACCAAAAAGCAGCCGCGCCAACACCCCGATTATGCCCAACAAAAATATTCTCAAACTCCAACCGACCCTTGGTATAACCAAAAACTCGTTAATAACCCGCGAATAAAGGTCCAGAAATTGCGCGCTTACATCTTCTAAAGAGCGGTTTTGCAGCAGCGATATAATTATTTTGTTAAAGTCTTGACCCAGACCCATGCTCTTGAAAGTCTCAAAAAAGGGAATCAAGACAGCCGCGCCTATGCTGGCGATTATTACGGTAGTTATAATGTAATAGACGAGTATGTGCCATACTAAAGAAAATTTGGCTATTAGTATTTTAAAAGCGTTTTTAAATCTCATCTTTAAACTCCCCTACCCAGATTTCTTCTATAGTCCATTCTTTCCGTCCCCGTAAGTTCGTAATAAGCCGTCATAGAAAGCGAGCAAAAATATAAATATAAAAAGACATAGCACAAAATATTAATCGGTATAGCCAAAAAGATTGCCAACCTGCTCAAAAGCCCCAAAACAAAGACCACAAAAAACGGCCATAAACACGCGAAAAAGATTTTAAACGCCTCTTTGTG
This genomic window from Clostridiales bacterium contains:
- a CDS encoding cell division protein SepF, giving the protein MGRYNDFLFKGQVNEDDLEYIEDVALKPRLNPSFSRTPPAQKTQRPMSSVVIHSPTTPDEVESLIDYLRRREPAIVNLDKPPVEIAQRILDMLSGAIYALNGSMHRIQDNIFLLTPEGVEIAAPGEELK
- a CDS encoding YggS family pyridoxal phosphate-dependent enzyme — encoded protein: MKEQEILAKRINLVRQKIDQAKQKFGITYDIKIIAATKAKSPKTINLLYECGIKAIGENRVQEFLRKYPELNKNFEMHFIGQLQSNKVKYIIDKISLIHSLDRISLAQEIDKRAKNIGKIMDALIEVNLGEASKGGVLAEEVLGFYGQMSNYPNIRVRGIMSVMPIDAPDDKYLQMRELYDILKTQSKDIKYLSMGMSDDYLKAIEHGANMIRLGRVILGERI